TCCGCTGAAGCATAACCTAAGTTAAAATGGTGAAATGTAATTTTCATAACCTTCCTAATGTATTATTGGATCTATAACTCTACATAGGCCATTTTAAATCAGTTATTAAATAAACGCTTTACTTATGAATAACATACTACAATAGCATAGAAATTCGATAACTCACACAAATATTATTTTGATATAAGCAATAttcataaaacaatgtatttgTGTTATGAATCCGTAGACATATAGAACATCTAAAACAAAGTTTGGATTCAAAAGTTACGACGATTAAGTCGCAAAAAACGATACATGTACACCGGTATCGACTCTAAACTTACTACAGCATGCCATAAACAATAAGTATAAAATGTAGGAACCCATTTTACAGAACATAATACAATTTAGTATTTAATTCTGTACTCCATTTATTTTTCCGGTAAAATGTCAAATACTCCAAATCCGGAAATTTATCGCGTTTAGACGCTCATATTTCTACAAAACGGATTGGGAAAGGATTTAATTAcgcatttattaatattattttcaaCAATATTGATTAACTTAATAGTTAGTAATTATAtctttcaaagttatacaaatacACAACACATTTTACCACCCTACATAATACATTAGAATATAAAACCCTAAGAGCCTTAACCCTAAATTTAATATTCTATAAGCCTTAACCCTAAATTTTATATTCAAAAGGCCTTACTATGCCACTTCCCCATGCAACCCACCCACTCCCCCTCTCCTCTCTTATTTACGGTAGAGAGTGCCCACCCTCACCTCCATTTCATCTTCAAACTTCATTCATACTCTCTCAAGTTCCCTCCAAGGCTTTTCAAGTTGTTTCAAGGATTTTCCAAGTGTTTGCAAGAATTATTGTTAAATTTCCATGCAGCTTTCAAGTTTCCATATCATTATATTAAACCAAAAATCCTAGGCAAGTTTTCATAAGAAAGACGAGAAGATGTTTGCTTAGAAGAACTAAATCTTTCTCTCTTACTCACCATCTTCTAGGGAAAACataaaaggtgagttcataccccttattttcctactttttaaaatgtttttgggggggggggggggggggggacacaaGTCTTATAACTATTTATTTTGGTCTCGAAATATAGTTTGTCgaatttgttttgttattttgCTATAAAAGTGTTTTACATGAACAATGTGTCATGATAAGCTAATATTCATGTTTAGTTTGcgaaaataacatataaaaatcttACACTTCAATATCAccaacaaaaaaaatacataatattACTTTGTTGGTAAAAATAGTTATAAAAAGTGCACCATATGATTTTGGCAAAAAGACCAGATTTTGAATGTTGGCATCACTTTTATAAAATGACAAACTAGTAAGGTGTCGTCACTTATTACAAAAATTGTTTTGTTTGCTTTATTGGTTATATTTAATGTCTTAGATGTAAAAAACTACTtgcttcaaatatatatatatatatatatatatatatatatatatatatatatatatatatatatatataaataatatcttTTAGGCATAAATACGATAACACGACGAAAgcacatatataaattataataagtataatTTATGTAACGAACGACGAAAATACGACAAATATATGAAAactaattatataaaaatataattattacatACTATAACTAAAACTACATTTTTGATAATTACAAATGCAGAGGAGATTTCATAATACTAGAAAACAATGACAAAGATTACATTGAATGGTTATGTGAAACATTTTCTTCATAGTACTAAACAAGTACCGGGTAACTCCTGGATTGTAACCAAAATATTAAATGAATgggatagttgtatatagatctatatgagattgacaATCCCCACCTATAGTTGTTCACTATAACTACGACATAtgggtctggggtgacaaatgtcttaacATATCACGACGCTTGAAGAGCGTCAGGCAAGCACACAACATAATCGATATCAAGCTTATAATCACTCACAAATAACTACAaaaaaactattgttttaatAATATCCTCTTTAGTCTTACACAAATATGAAACTTCATTTTCATACTCGATATAAGTAAAGATTTACTATTAcattatgattttatgattttaaaactacatctacattaaaaaaatattgtttttccTGTTATGAACACCACTGGTTTTATAAAGGAAATACTTAGTTTTCTCATtacaaaatcttatgaactcaccaacgtaATGTtcacactttcaaaatcacttttaTTATCAGGTAATCATTAGTCAGAAGGGACTAAGCTTTTGGGAAGCGACGCGAAGACGCCACatttgtttacttttttttttcatacacTAATTAGATTTGAAACAATTAACGTTTGGAACATGTAACTTATCTAATTATAATGTATGATGATTATTTCTGTACTTTTGTTTTGCTGTATTCAATTATTGTGATACTGCGTTCCGTTCCATCCCCAGACGAATTTACTATCCGGTTTGGGGGTATGACACATGCTATTAAGAAAATTCTTTGTTACTTGCGTGGTACAACATCTTTTGGGGTAATATACAAACATAGTAAACATTTCAAGCACGTGCTTTAAGAGGTCATGATGAGGGACCTGACTCAAGAAATCAAGGGAATTTCCTTGAACTTATAAAGTTGCTTGCTTCTTATAACAAGACTATTGATGATGTTGTTTTAGAAAATGCTCCTTAAAATGCAAAGTACACATCACCGGATATCCAAAAAAGAAATATTATGTGTTTTAGCTACAAATGTACAAAAAGTAATTCGTGATGATATCGGGACTACAAAATTTTGTTTGATAGTTGATGAGTCTCAAGATGAATCTAAGAAAGAACAAATGACTATTGTTGTGAGATTTGTTGACCGAGGTGGACATGTCAAAGAAAGATTTTTGGATTTGATTCATGTCAAAGATACAACTTCATCGAGCTTGAAAAATGAGATAATGTGTTCATTGTCTTATCATAATCTTAGTGTCCAAGATATTTGCATGGGGTCAAGGATATGATGGAGCTACTAATATACGTGGAGAATGGAATGGGTTGCAAGCTTTATTATTAAAGGAATGTCCTTATTATTATTACATACATTGTTTTGCTCATCAATTGCAATTCGCTCTAGTTGCAGCGTCTAAAGATGTGACCGAGGTACATAACTTCTTTAAAACTTTAAACTTTATAGTTAATGTCATAAGTTCTTCTTGCAAGCATAATGATCAATTGCAAGATGCTCAAATTGTtgaaatttctcatttaattCAAGTTGATGAGATTGAGAGTGGAAAAGGAAAAAATCAAATACGATCACTACAAAGGCCTATAGATACTAGGTGGAGTTCTCATTTCAAATCAATATGTAGTTTGATGAGACTTTGTGGTCCATCTTGTGTAGTGTTGACTGACATTGCTACAAAAGGTTCTATCTCTTCTCAAAAAGGTGTTGCAATATTTGCACTTAAACATGCAATGTCATTTGATTTTGTCATTGTTTTGCATATGATGAAAGATATAATGGGGATATCTGACAAGCTTTGCCAATCTTTACAACAAAAATCTATAGATATTATTAATGCATTGGCCTTGGTTTCCACAACAAAAATATTTCTTCAAAAACTGAGAGATGAAGGTTGGCAATGACTTTTGGATCAAATGGTTTGTTTTTGTAAAAGAAGTGACATTTTGGTCTCTAATATGAATGAAACTTACAAATATGTAATTCGGACAAGGTGTGATAAAAACAATATCACTGCAGAGCATCACTACCGAGTTGAATTGTTTATTGCTGCTATTGACAGTCAGTTGCAACAGTTGAATTCTAGATTTAATGAGTCTATAACAGAGCTTCTCCGTCTCAGTGTTGCACTAGATCCAAAAAAGTCCTTAAATGTTTAAGATATATGTAAATTGGTAACAACTTATTATCCTTTGGACTTTACAAAGCACGAAATTCATTTGTTGAAACTTGAGTTACGACATTATGAGTTAGATGTGTGCAGTCACCCACAATTGAAAAATTCTTCTACACTTTCGGAATTGTGTAGGGGTCTACATGAAACTGGAAAGGCTGGTACTTATCCTTTGTTTGACAGATAGATTCACATTATATTGACGCTTCCCGTTTCTACTGCGGCATTTGAAAGAGCATTCTCAGCAATGAAAATCGTGAAAACGCGACTTCGGAATACCATGGATGATGATTTTCTTAGAAGTTGTCTGATTATTAACACTGAGAGAGAGAGATTGCTGATACATTTTCCACAGATAAACTTATAGATGTTTTTTCTTCTATAAAGCAAAGACGGGCACAACTTAAAGTGAGAAATGTACTATTTCTTATActtttacaatttttttaattGTATTCTTCTCAATTgaagataatatcatatatatctaTGTTCTAAGTCGTTCTTTAAATAATAACAGGTTAATGTATGAGAATCGGTGCTTATGATCATTTGAAAACTTTTGAAGATGCGTTCTTGCAAAGATTGATATAGTTCCTATTTAGACGATTTTTTTTCTTTGTCAGTATCTCTTTCAATTTTGTAGACTCGATTATGTTATtcgaatatttttttaaatttttatataagCCCCCCTTATCTTTAAATCCTGGCTACGCCCTTGACATGACATGTTTTCTAGCTTGGTGACTCACCTATAAGTTGGTGCTCCCAGAAGCATGATACAATATCTTTTTCCTCGTGTGAAGCTGAGTTCATGGCTGCTACTACAGCTGCGTGCCAACCAGTTTCAACCAGTTTAGTTAAGGGAGTTGTTAGCTGAGCGGACAGGAATGAAGAAACAGAAGGTGCTGATTCCTATAGACAACAAATCAACAATAGCACTATCAAAGAATCATGTTTTTCATGGAAGAAGAAAACACATCCACACTCAATTCCACTTTAGTTGAGATTGTGTTGAAAATGATCAAGTCACATTTGAACATGTTTCGAAAGACAAGAAACATGCGGATCCACCTACGGAGGTCTTAACTCGGATAAGTTTCACGAAAATGAGAGCGTTACTTGGCATACAAGAATTAACCTTGACTCAGAAATTCATGGGGGTGATTGTTGGTGAATTATCTAAGAACACATGTGGCTAATGGCATGTTTTGGTCAAGATTTTCGTTTACTTTGAGTGCTATCCAAGTCTTGAAGTTTCATCCAAGGATTCCTAGTATTTCCTTGAGCAATAAGGAATGCATTATAAGGAAAGTTTTATTGATTGCATTTAGGTTTCCTAGATATATTTTgatcagtatatatatatatatatatatatatatatatatatatatatatatatatatcaactccTATATTGTCACAACCTTGGTAAACATGTCTTATTCTTCCTACCAAGGATATTTCTTGAGGACATAATACCATCGTTTGTTAGTTCTCTAGTAAAGTGGTACCTCGTCTGCAGGTGTTCATTATGGTGTGGAACTCTATGTTCTTCATCAGGTGAACTGTATTCTTGTTCTCATAATAAAGCAGACAATCTTCTTATTTCATGTTCAACTCTAATAGAAATCTCTTTAACCAAATAAGGCCATTTATAGTTTCCGTAATGACAATGTACCCAACTTTTGTGGttaatagaatatatatatatatatatatatatatatatatatatatatatatatatatatatatatatatatcaactccTATATTGTCACAACCTTGGTAAACATGTCTTATTCTTCCTACCAAGGATATTTCTTGAGGACATAATACCATCGTTTGTTAGTTCTCTAGTAAAGTGGTACCTCGTCTGCAGGTGTTCATTATGGTGTGGAACTCTATGTTCTTCATCAGGTGAACTGTATTCTTGTTCTCATAATAAAGCAGACAATCTTCTTATTTCATGTTCAACTCTAATAGAAATCTCTTTAACCAAATAAGGCCATTTATAGTTTCCGTAATGACAATGTACCCAACTTTTG
The genomic region above belongs to Lactuca sativa cultivar Salinas chromosome 4, Lsat_Salinas_v11, whole genome shotgun sequence and contains:
- the LOC111916470 gene encoding uncharacterized protein LOC111916470; translated protein: MKRFHHRDPYYPAMTVNGWIEEEDSNEEIHEEDPEEDPEEDYEGELDEDICIREIIDEPYPIRGRDEPLPPPSFQKMLLKMQSTHHRISKKEILCVLATNVQKVIRDDIGTTKFCLIVDESQDESKKEQMTIVVRFVDRVSKIFAWGQGYDGATNIRGEWNGLQALLLKECPYYYYIHCFAHQLQFALVAASKDVTEHNDQLQDAQIVEISHLIQVDEIESGKGKNQIRSLQRPIDTRWSSHFKSICSLMRLCGPSCVVLTDIATKGSISSQKGVAIFALKHAMSFDFVIVLHMMKDIMGISDKLCQSLQQKSIDIINALALVSTTKIFLQKLRDEGWQ